The segment GTTTCAATGCCGATCTCCTGGGAGGAAGTAGAGCAGCGCAGTATTCATCCATATCAATTTACTATGACTAATGTTTTGGACCAGATAAGAGAAAGGGACACGCTTTTTCAGGGTGTACTCACCAAAAGACAGAAACTGCCGCCGATTCATTAGCATGAATTTTTTTCAATAAGAAGGAAATTGCCCTTCTACCCCGAAAGCATTGAAAAAAGGTTTTCGGGATGGGGAGCGTTTATGAAGGATATTTGTTGGCTGGGTTTAAGTCAAGTACCGGGTTTTGGTCCGAGGTCATTAAAGCAGCTTCTGCAGGAATTCAGCAGTGTTGAAGAGTTATGGACATGTTCTGCTGAACTGTTGCGCCAAACAGCAATATCTCAGGCGCAGATTGAAACCTTTTTGCAGTTCCGAAAGAATTTTGACCCGCACAGGGAGACTGCACTGCTTTTAGAAAACGGAATTTATTTTATCCATCTTGATCATCCCGATTACCCGGAAAGGCTGACATGGCTTTACGACCCACCACTGGTGCTTTACTACCGTGGGGATATTACTATATTAAAGGATGAGACAATCGGGGTGGTTGGTTCCCGCAGGGCCACTGCGTATGGTGCAAAGGTGGCCTATAACTTAGCGTCTGACCTAGCATCCAGTGGGTTAGTTATTGTCAGTGGAATGGCTCGTGGCATTGATACAGCAGCTCATAAGGGCGCTCTAGGTGCCCAGGGCAAGACTGTAGCGGTTTTGGGTTCAGGCGTGGATATTTGCTATCCTAAACAAAATAAAGAGATTTATCAGGAAATTTGCACCAAAGGTTTGGTAATATCGGAATTTCCTCCTAATACTCCTCCCGAAGCGAGGAATTTTCCTATTCGGAACCGAGTTATTAGTGGTTTGAGTTCTGGAGTAGTAGTGGTAGAGGCTGCAGAAAAAAGTGGTAGTTTGATTACGGCTGATCTGGCCTTGGAACAGGGGAAAGACGTCTTTGCGGTACCTGGTCCGGTTAACAGTGCCAATAGTGTTGGCACTAACAGATTATTAAAGCAAGGGGCACTTCTAGTCGAAGACGCTGATGATGTACTAAATCAATTGGGTTTCAGCAGCGGCCTGTGGAAGAATAATGCTCCGGGTAAAAAAGGAGTTCTACTTACCGCTGAGGAAGAAGAAATAATATCTTTGCTTTGCGGCGGACCAATACATCTTGAACAACTGGCGGGAGATATAGGCCATTCTATGGAACGTCTACAGTCGTTACTATTGTTTCTTGAAGTAAAGGGATTGGTTAAGAAGTTGCCAGGCAGTTATTATCAGGCGATTTAATAATTTTTAACAAATAGTTATAATTAACCTTATCCATGTTTATAATGATTAACGACATTTAATCGTAAGAATTTGAGGTGAAGATTTTTGGCAAAGACACTTATAATTGTGGAATCGCCGGCGAAGGCAAAAACAATTTCCAAGTTTCTAGGAAGAAATTATACAGTAAAGTCCTCCATGGGGCATGTTAGAGATCTACCGCGCAGTCAATTTGGTGTAGACGTTGAACAAAGGTTTGAACCTAAGTATATCACCATTCGCGGTAAGGGCGAGTTATTAAAAGAACTTCGTCAAGCTGCAGAGAAAAGCGACAATATTTTGCTGGCTCCTGACCCGGACAGAGAGGGAGAGGCAATTGCCTGGCATTTGGCCCATGCGTTAAAGATGGAAATAGATCAAAACTGTCGCATCCAATTTAATGAGATTACAAAAGGTGCCGTAACTAATGCAGTGAAACATCCTCGAAAAATTAATTTTGATTTGGTGGATGCTCAACAAGCTCGAAGAATTCTGGACCGGTTGGTTGGCTACAATCTTAGTCCTTTGCTGTGGAGAAAAGTCAAAAAAGGATTAAGTGCTGGTAGGGTGCAATCAGTGACAGTTAGATTAATATGTGACCGTGAAGAAGAAATTAACGAATTCGAACCAGAAGAATATTGGACACTAGATGGCGTTTTTCAAGTTAAGACAGAAAAGCTAGAAGCTAAGTTAGCAAAGCTTGAAGGTAAAAATATTGAAATAAAATCCAGGCAGGATATGGAGCGAGTGCTTGCCGAATTGCAGGATTGTACCTATATTGTTGACGATATTAAGAAGCGGGATAAAAAGCGTAATCCTGTTCCACCTTATACCACCAGTAGCTTACAACAGGATGCTTACCGGAAATTGAATTATACTGCCAGAAAAACAATGCGTATTGCTCAACAATTGTATGAAGGTATTAATATTGGCAAAGAAGGTGCTGTGGGTCTTGTTACTTACATTCGTACGGATTCTACGCGCATTGCAGAGTCTGCTCAACAAGAGGTCCGGGACTATATCAAGGAAAGGTATGGAAGTAGATATATTCCGGAACAACCGCGCCAATTTGGTAACAAAAAATCTGCTCAAAACGCTCACGAGGCTATCAGACCAACAGATATAGGGCGTGTTCCGAAAGAAATCAAAGAATATTTGTCTCGGGATCAATATCGTTTGTACACTTTGATTTGGAAAAGATTTTTAGCCAGCCAAATGAGCTCTGCTCTGCTAGAAAGCACTACTGTACTGATTTCCGGCGGAAAATATCTATTTAAGGCAACGGGGTCAATTATCAAATTTGCCGGCTTTATGGAAATCTACATTGACGATGATGAAAGCATTCAAGAAAAATATGACTTGCTGCCCGAGGTTAACATAGGGGCCAAGCTCGAATTAGACCAATTAATTGATAAACAGCATTTTACTCAACCGCCGCCGCGCTATAGTGAGGCATCTCTGGTTAAAACTCTTGAAGAATTGGGTATTGGTAGGCCAAGTACCTATGCACCTACTATAGAGACCATTATATCTCGGGGTTATGTGGCACGTGAGGAAAAGCAGTTTCACCCCACTGAACTTGGCCTAGTGGTAGTACAGCTTTTAAAGGAATACTTTCCCGATATAGTGGATGCTGAGTTCACGGCTAGTTTAGAAACAGAATTGGATGAGGTTGAGGAAGGTCATAGGGACTGGCGTGACGTGATGGAATATTTTTATGGCCCATTCAAAGAGTTGCTTGATAAGGCAGAAGAAGAAATGGGTCAGGTGGAAATAGAAGATGAGGTATCTGATGTTCTATGCGAGAAATGTGGCCGCAATATGGTAATAAAATTTGGTCGTTACGGCAAATTTTTGGCTTGTCCCGGGTTTCCCGATTGTCGAAACACAAAACCACTTTTGGAAGAAATCGGTGTCAAATGCCCCCTTTGCGAGGGTAAGATTGTGGGACGACGCAGTAAAAAAGGACGTAAATTCTTTGGCTGCAGTAATTACCCTGACTGCAATTTTATTTCCTGGGCAAAGCCGGTGGAAGAGCGCTGCCCGGAATGTAATACATATATGGTGGAAAAGCAATCAAAGAAACATGGAACAAGGGTAGAGTGTGGAAATAAAGAGTGTACTTATCGCCGTCAAGTCAAAAAACAGGCCGAACAGTAGGAGTTGGAATTTTATGCAAATTACCGTAGTAGGCGCTGGACTAGCAGGAAGCGAAGCGGCTTGGCAAATAGCGAAGAAACAAATTCATGTAAAATTAGTTGAAATGAGGCCGAAGAAAATGACTCCGGCTCATAAAACAGACTTTTTTGGAGAATTGGTTTGCAGCAATTCTTTAAGAGGTACGAGTTTAACCAATGCAGTAGGCTTACTAAAAGAAGAACTGCGGGAAATGGACTCTTTAATCATGGCATGTGCGGACAAACACAGGGTTCCCGCTGGTGGAGCGTTGGCTGTGGACCGGGAAGCCTTTGCTAAGGAAATAACTGATAGAATTTGGGGCAACCCGTTTATAGATGTAGACTTAAGTGAAGAAATGGAAGTGCCGAAAGGGCCGGTTATTATCGCCACCGGGCCCTTAACATCAGAAAAGATGGCGTCGGCAATAAGTGTGTTGACCGGCGAAGAATATTTATACTTTTATGACGCAGCAGCCCCGATTGTCGCGGCTGAGAGCATTGATTACCAAAAAGCATTCCGAGCATCACGGTATGATAAGGGCGATGCAGATTACATTAATTGTCCCCTTGATCAAGACGAATATGCTCAATTCCATCAAGAGTTAATCAGTGCTGAACTGGCGCCAGTTAAAGAGTTTGAAAAGGAACGCTTTTTTGAAGGGTGTATGCCGGTGGAGCAGCTAGCTAAACGAGGATATCAGACACTTTTATTTGGCCCGATGAAGCCGGTGGGGTTAGTTGACCCGAAGAGGGGTAAGGAACCTTTTGCAGTGGTACAACTGCGGCAGGACGATCGGGCGGCTACATTGTATAATATAGTTGGATTTCAAACACATCTTAAATGGCCCGACCAAAAACGGATTTTCCGCCTGATACCGGGACTTGAACAAGCAGAATTTGTTAGATACGGGGTAATGCACCGCAATACATTTGTCAATTCACCACGGTTACTTAAAGAAACCATGCAGATGAGCGAAAAAGAAGAAATTTTTTTTGCTGGGCAGATTACTGGTGTTGAAGGCTATGTGGAGTCCACGGCAAGTGGTTTAGTAGCAGGACTGAACGCGTCATTGTTTGTCAGTGGCAAATCATTGTTATCTTTTCCTCAGGATACCGCTATTGGTGCTTTATGTGCTTATGCATCGGAGGCCAACGCTAATAAATTTCAACCTATGAATATTAACTTTGGTTTATTACCGCCTTTAGGGGAAAAAATAAAACCAAAGTCACGTAAAAACGAAATGCTGGCAGAAAGAGCATTAGCCAGTCTGGCGCAATTTAAGGCAGCTAAAGCTTTAACCTTTTAGTCACTGTTATAATGCTTGTCAGAAGCTTGTGAATATGTTAACATAATAATGTTTAGCTGGAGGATTATAGGGATGACTAGCATGGAGGAGGCATTAGATGCCTTCCAAATTTATTTAAAGGTACATAAAAATTGTTCGCCACTGACTAATATTGCCTACCAAAAAGACATTTTTCAGTTCAATCTTTTTACGGCAGATATTCTTAATAAAGAGCCTTCCCAAGTCAGGCCCTCCGAAATTGATTATCGTATTATCAGGCAGTTTCTATCTTGGTTAATACGAGGCGGTTGCAAGAAGACTACAGCGGCAAGGAAATTGGCCGCATTACGTTCATTCTTCCGCTATTTGAATCAGGAACAAGTGGTTGAAACGAATCCGGTTTTAATGATAAAGACTCCGAAACAGGACAAAAAGCTGCCATCCTTTTTATATTATGAAGAGGTCATTGAACTTTTGAAAGCGCCGGATGAAAGAAATGCTCTCGGCATTAGGGACAAAGCCCTACTAGAATTCATCTATTCATCCGGAGCTAGGGTAAGTGAAGTGGCATTACTAAAGTTAGACTCCGTAGACGTTTCTTTGGGGTATGTTAGGGTTATGGGGAAAGGGGCTAAGGAGCGTTTAGTCCCTTTCGGCAGCAAAGCTGCAGATGCTATTTCTACTTATTTAAAAGAAGCCAGGCCTAAATTAACCCTTTCAAGGTCCGGAGCCCTATTCGTTAACTATCGAGGAGATGCGCTAACTGTCAGGGGTATGCATTACATCGTGGACAAGTACGTAAAACAATTGGCGTTAGCCAAAAAAGTTTCGCCACACACATTACGTCACTCATTTGCTACGCACATGCTGGATCAAGGGGCGGATTTACGTGTGGTTCAGGAACTGCTAGGACATATTAGTTTATCTACTACACAAATTTATACTCATGTGACCAAAAAACGGTTAAAAGAAGTATATCAAAACACTCATCCACGAGCGTAAGGGGGGGAATTATGTTTCACGCCACAACAATTGTTGCAGTTAAAAAAAATGGCATAGTGGCCATGGCCGGCGACGGTCAGGTAACCTTTGGTGATAAGACGGTCATGAAACATGGTGCAAAGAAACTTCGCCGTTTATACAATGGTCAAGTAATTGCCGGATTCGCAGGATCTGTAGCCGATGCGTTATCATTGTTTGATATGTTTGAGAAAAAGCTTGAAGAGTACTATGGAGATTTAATTAGAGCGGCAGTAGAAATGGCCAAAGAGTGGCGCACCGATAGGGTTCTTCGTAAGCTTGAGGCATTATTGTTGGTGTCAAATAAAGACAATCTTTTAATAATTTCCGGCACCGGTGAGATTATTGAACCTGACGATGATATTGCTGCTATTGGATCTGGCGGTGCATATGCATTGGCTGCTGCTAGGGCACTGGTTAACAATACCAATTTACCTGCTGATATTGTAGTGAAAGAAGCGTTATTGACAGCGGCGTCTATATGTGTGTTTACTAATGATAACATTACTGTGGAGCAGCTAAAGGGGGGACGCTAATGGAAAATTTGACGCCTCGGGAAATAGTTCGGGAATTGGACAGGTTTATAGTGGGGCAGTCGGAAGCTAAGCGATGTGTAGCGGTAGCTTTAAGAAACCGATATCGGCGTAAAAGATTGCCCGAAGATATGCAAGACGAAGTATTACCAAAAAATATCATAATGATTGGGCCTACCGGTGTAGGCAAGACGGAAATTGCTAGGCGGTTGGCCAAACTGGTAGGAGCACCTTTCATCAAAGTTGAGGCTAGTAAGTTTACCGAGGTAGGTTATGTTGGGCGAGATGTGGAATCCATGGTCCGCGACTTGGTGGACACAGCAATAAGGATGGTAAGAAATGAAAAAATTGGCAGTGTTCTATTTGAAGCAGAAAAGCTTGCTGAAGACCGCATCTTAGATATTATGGCCCCCATGCCGCAAAACGATAAGCAGGAGAGTAATCCGTTGGAATTTTTCTTTCCCAACAAAAACAAACAGGAAAGTCAAGGGGATGAACTATACCAGCAGAGACTAAAAAGGGCTGAAGAAAAAAGAGATATCCTGAAAGAAAAGTTGAAACGATGCGAAATGGAGGATGAAACCATTGAGGTGGAGGTAAGCGATACTCGCCCACAGATGCTGGAGGTTTTCTCCGGATCAGGCATGGAAGAGCTAGGTATTAATCTTCAGGACATTTTAGGTGGGATGATGCCTAAGAACAAAAAAAGACGTCGAGTTAAGGTTAGAGAAGCCAGACAGATTTTATCTCAGGAAGAGGCTCAGAAATTGATAGATGTTGAAGAAGTCAATAATGAGGCAATTCATAGAGTTGAGCAAGAAGGAATTGTGTTTCTGGATGAAATTGATAAAATTGCTGGAAAAGATAGTTCCCAGGGGCCCGATGTGTCTCGGGAGGGGGTACAGAGGGACATTTTGCCAATAGTGGAAGGGTCAACGATAATGACTAAGTACGGTGCGGTGAAGACTGACCATATTCTTTTCATTGCCGCTGGAGCTTTTCATGTTTCCAAACCTACCGATTTAATTCCAGAACTACAGGGACGTTTTCCCATTAGAGTGGAGCTGGAAAGCCTCGATCAGGAGGATTTTTGCAGAATTCTGACTGAACCGCATAACTCTTTAATCAAACAATACATAGCACTTCTGGAAGTAGAAGGAATAAAAATTAACTTTAAAGAAGATGCTATTGCTAGTATTGCTAGTATTGCTTTTCAAGTAAATACACGTATGGAAAATATCGGTGCGAGGCGCTTACATACAATTTTAGAAAAATTGTTGGAGGAAATTTCTTTTAATGCTCCGGAATTTGGTACCAAAGAAGTTGTTATTGACAGTGCATATGTGGAAAACAAACTTGCTGGTATCGTAAAGGATCAGGATTTAGCTAGATATATCTTATAGATTTTTTAGGGGGATAGATAAAAAAATGAAAACACTGTTAGAAAAAACACGAAACATTAATAAGTTGCTGCAAAAAGCAGCGGGGAACCCTGTTGATTTTGAGGAAATGGCGACGGTACTATCGGAAAACATTAATGCAAATTGTTATATCGTAGGGCGGCACGGAAAAATATTAGGATATACTTTTATGGAAGGGTTTTCTTGTGCCATTATGGAAGATATAGTTACCAAATCCGAACGTTTTCCGGAAGAATATAATGAAGAATTATTGAGAACGCATGAGACAAAAGCCAACTTCAACCAGATTGCCAATGCATGTATTTTTGAAGAAGACCAATGCCTTTTTAATAATAAGTTGGTCACCATTGTTCCAATTAACGGAGGCGGACAAAGGTTAGGCACATTGGTACTAGCAAAATTCAATGTCCAGTTTACTAATGAAGATTTAATCCTAGCTGAATATGGGGCAACGGTTGTAGGCATGGAAATATTAAGGTCAAAGGCGGAGAGAGTGGAAGAAGAAGCAAGGAAAAAGGCGGCAGTGCACATTGCCTTGGGAACACTTTCATATTCAGAGATGGAAGCCGTGGACCATATTTTTGAGGAACTTGATGGTAGCGAAGGGGTATTAGTTGCCAGTAAAATTGCCGACCGGGCGGGCATTACCCGTTCTGTAATTGTGAATGCTTTACGCAAGTTTGAAAGTGCCGGGGTGATTGAATCGAAATCATTGGGCATGAAGGGCACCTATATTAGGGTTTTGAATGATAATTTATTAAATGAAATCAAAAAATTGAAGCATTAAATTCTAACTCGACATTTTCAACAAACTTTTCAAACATTAGCTTGTGGCCGGCAGAAAATTTTGCTATACTTATACATGGTGTCTAAAACACACGCTTTCGGGATTTCTTCGGGGGTGCCTACAAAAGGTTCCGAAGAAAGACGAACGAAGCGGAGGAAGAAAACCAAGGGAGGAGGTGTAACCGTGGGTGTGATTTCCATGAAACAATTATTAGAATCCGGGGTTCACTTTGGTCATCAGACCAGGCGCTGGAATCCTAAAATGGCTAAGTATATTTTTACTGAGCGTAATGGGATTTACATTATTGATTTGCAGAAAACCGTCCGCATGATTGAAGATGCGTACAATTTTGTTCGCGAAATAGTTGCAGATGGACAAAGTGTTCTCTTTGTCGGAACTAAAAAGCAGGCACAAGAGTCCATTCGTGATGAATCCGAACGTTGTGGCATGTATTTTGTAAACCAGCGTTGGTTGGGTGGCATGCTCACTAATTTTAAGACTATTCGTCTGCGGGTTGATAGACTGCATGAATTAGAGCGCATGGAAGCTGAAGGCATGTGGGATGTACTGCCTAAAAAAGAAGTTTCTCATTTGAATGGAGAAAAAGAAAAACTGGAGCGGTTTCTCGGTGGTATTAAGGACATGAAAAAACTACCTGGAGCACTGTTCATTGTTGATCCACGCAAAGAAAAAATTGCGGTAGCTGAGGCTCGTCGTATCGGTATTCCAATAATTGCTATTGTTGATACCAACTGCGATCCCGATGAGATCGATTACGTTATTCCTGGAAATGACGATGCTATCAGAGCAGTAAAACTGTTAACCAGTAAAATGGCTGATGCCGTTATTGAAGGGTCCAACAGTGTTGAGACTGAAGAGAAAGCTGAAGCAGATAATGCGGCTAAGGCGGTAGCAGAATAATTACAGCCCCTCCTTAGGAGGGGCACTATTTTAATGTAGAGAAATGAATAATTTCCTCGGACAAGATAAGCGATTACCTCAATGCGCCTAAGGCGATGAAATCGATTTTCTTGCTAATCGGAAGGGAGGATACAAATGATATCTGCAAAACTTGTTAAGGAATTGCGCGAAAGTACCGGTGCTGGGATGATGGATTGCAAAAAGGCACTGCAAGAAACTAATGGTGACTTGGACAAGGCCGCTGAATTCTTGCGCGAAAAGGGTTTGGCTGCTGCTGCTAAAAAGGCTGGGCGCGTTGCTTCTGAAGGTGTTGTAGAGTCTTACATACATGGCAACGGTCGTATTGGCGTATTAGTAGAAATTAATTGCGAAACTGATTTCGTGGCTAAAACCGACGATTTTAAAGAAATGGCCAGGAACATTGCCATGCAAGTTGCGGCAGCTAATCCTATGTATGTCAAAAGAGAGGACGTACCTAAGGAGCAGGTTGACAAAGAACGATCAATATTGAAAAGTCAGGCCTTAAACGAAGGAAAACCTGAAAAAATTGTTGAAAAAATGGTGGAAGGGCGCTTGGACAAGTTTTTTAAGGAAATATGCTTGTTAGAGCAGGAGTATATCAGAGACCCAGACAAAACAGTAGGGGATCTGATTACTGAGAAAATTGCTACCATTGGTGAAAATATAAGTATTCGCCGTTTCTCCCGATTTGAGCTTGGGGAGGGCATGGAGAAAAAAGAAGATGATTTCGCTGCCGAAGTGCAAGCTATGACGCAGCAAAAAGGCTAAGAGCACACTCGTTTGTGCTCTTTTTTAAAAAAAATAATGGCCGAATGAAAGGATTTTACTTGTTCGTGTAGAAAGAATTATTGTCATAAATGGAGGTAGGCCATTGATGAATGAGCCGAAGTATAAGCGTGTGGTGTTGAAACTTAGCGGTGAGGCATTGGCTGGAGGTAACGAATACGGCATCAGTCAAGAGACCTTAAATTCCATTGCTAAGCAGGTTGAACAGGTGAAAGATGCTGGTGTTGATGTAGCAATTGTTGTTGGCGGTGGAAACATTTGGCGTGGGGTTGCCGGCAGCGCTAAGGGGATGGATAGGGCTACAGCAGACTATATGGGTATGCTTGCCACGGTGATTAATTCCTTAGCACTGCAAGATGCTCTTGAAAACCATGGTGTAGATACGCGGGTACAAACCGCCATCGAGATGAGACAGATAGCAGAACCGTATATACGTCGAAAGTCAATTAGACACATTGAAAAAGGTAGAGTCGTGATTTTTGCGGCGGGTACTGGTAATCCGTATTTCTCTACTGATACTACTGCCGCTTTGCGGGCTGCAGAAGTTGAGGCCGAAGTAATTTTGATGGCTAAAAAGGTAGACGGTGTATTTGATTCAGATCCGGTCCAAAACCCTGGTGCGAAAATGTATAAAGAGCTAAGTTATATTGAGGTTTTAAATAAGGGTCTAGGGGTTATGGATTCAACAGCTGCTTCGCTGTGTATGGATAATAAAATTCCGCTGATAGTTTTTAATCTCAACCAAGAAGGTAATATTTTGAAAGCTGTTATGGGTAAGGCCATAGGAACTTATGTAGGGAGGTAATCCTGGTGGTTGAAAAAATCGTAAATGATGCCAAAAACAGGATGGATGGTGCTATTGAGGTTTTAAAGGGCGAACTGTCAACTCTGCGTGCCGGAAGGGCTAACCCAGCTCTGTTGGACAAGATTCAAGTGGAATATTATGGAGTACCTACACCGTTAAATCAAGTAGGTAATATCTCTGCACCAGAACCCCGCTTGTTGTTGGTACAGCCGTGGGATAAAAGTATCATAGGGGAAATTGAAAAAGCTATCTTAAAATCTGACCTCGGTCTTAATCCAAACAACGATGGTAACGTAATTCGTATTGCTATTCCCCAGCTAACTCAAGAAAGACGGCAAGAACTAGTGAAATTTGTTAAGAAAAAGGGAGAAGAAGCTAAGGTTAGTGTGCGAAACGTTCGTCGAGATGCAAACGAGCAGCTGAAAAAGGAAGAAAAAAACGGTGACATTTCTGAAGATGACTTGCGTGGAACATTAGATGACGTACAGGAGACAACTAATAAACATATAGAAATGATTGACCAGGTTGTTGAACATAAAGAAGCAGAAGTGATGGAAGTTTAGCTATGGTGCATATCTCCACAGTCGTGGCAATGACTCTTGATGAAGCAGAAAAAATATTATACAATGAAGATGTGCGTGTCAAGATTGTCCGGGCTGAACCGAAAAAGAAGTCATCCGGTGAGGGTGAACTGCGTGTAATTCGGCAGAGAGAAATCGGTGACAATCTTCACGAACTTATAGTCTCATATGAAAGTTATTCTCACAATTGAATTGAAAGGAGGTGGCAGCAGATGGCTATTAAGATTACCGAAGAATGCTTAGCATGCGGTACTTGTGCCGATGAGTGTCCTGTAGGTGCTATTATGGAAGGAGATGACATCTTCTCCATTAACGGTGATGAGTGCACTGAGTGTGCCACTTGTTTAGAGTCCTGCCCAACTGGCGCAATTATTGAAGAATAATATCTCGAACCCCCTCTAAATGAGGGGGTTTCATTAAATATATGGAGTTGTCTGTTAATGGTAATCGCCTCTACCCAGAGGTTGTTTGAGGGGTGCTCCTTATGGTTAAATCCCTTTTATCAGAATGGATATGCTATATTAAAGATTAGGATGGCGTAATGGCTGATGGCACAAGGAGGAACTATTGTGTTGTTTTTTAAAAAAGACAAGGAATCGGCTACCCAAATCGGCCCTGAAAATTTGGACAGCAGTTTACTGCCTAGACATGTAGCAATTATTATGGATGGTAATGGTCGATGGGCCCACGAAAAAGGACTGCCCAGAGCAGCTGGTCACCGGGCAGGGGTTGAATCCCTACGAGTTGCAGTAGAAACTTGCCGTGAATTAGGGATTTCCTATCTTACAGTTTATGCGTTTTCTACGGAGAACTGGAAGAGGCCAAAAGAAGAAGTCAGTGTGCTGATGAATCTATTAGTGGAATATTTACGTAAAGAGTTGCAGGAACTTCACAAAAACGGTATTAAAATCAACCCTATTGGTAAACTGGATGCTTTGCCGAAGGAGGCCCGTCGCGAACTGGAAATTGCTAGAAAAAAAACCTACAGAAACGATAGATTAGTGCTTAATGTCGCTCTAAACTATGGAGGACGATTAGAAATTGTAGAAGCTGTTCAGGCTTTGGCGGCAGACGTGGTTAATAATAAAATTGACCTAAAGTCCATAGATGAAAATGTGTTCGAAAGTTATTTATACACCCGCAACATGCCGGACCCAGAGTTATTGATTCGTCCTTCCGGTGAGCTTAGAGTTTCAAATTTTTTGTTATGGCAATTGGCTTATACAGAATTTTGGATTACCGATATTTATTGGCCAGATTTTCGCAAACCCCATTTTTATAAGGCGCTGTTCGAGTTTCAAAACCGGGACCGCCGTTTTGGAGGTATTAAAGACCGGAGTGATGCGTAATGCTTATTAACAGAATAATTACAGCATTAATAGGAATTCCCTTAGTTATTGCTACAGTCTTCAGCGGTGAATTATTCGCGTTGGCCCTATTGGTTGTAGCTATTCTAGCCTTGAATGAGTGGCTAATATTGACTAAGAATATTTACCGAAGCTATCCATTGGCTGCCTTTACTAGCATGTTGGGTATTATCTTGTCGGCTTATTATGGTAATTTTGGTGCCATGTTCACTGCTTTGATTTTATCCTTATTTTTTACGTTAATAGTTATGCTTCGTTATTACCCTGATGTCGACATTGGCGGCTTAATGCTTAGTTACTTTGGTGCAGTCTACAGCGGTATCGCCATATCATCTGTTTATTTACTTCGTCAGCAATGGGGTGTTTGGGCGGTCGTAGGTTTGTTAACGTTGATTTGGGTTACTGATAGCGGCGCATATTTCATTGGCAGGACTTGGGGAAATAGGAAACTTGCGCCTCAAATAAGCCCCAAGAAAACCTGGGGCGGTTTTTTTGGTGGTTTAGGTAGCGCGTTGGCGGTAGGAATGGTGTTTACATCTCTTTGGCAAATTTCCTT is part of the Metallumcola ferriviriculae genome and harbors:
- a CDS encoding phosphatidate cytidylyltransferase encodes the protein MLINRIITALIGIPLVIATVFSGELFALALLVVAILALNEWLILTKNIYRSYPLAAFTSMLGIILSAYYGNFGAMFTALILSLFFTLIVMLRYYPDVDIGGLMLSYFGAVYSGIAISSVYLLRQQWGVWAVVGLLTLIWVTDSGAYFIGRTWGNRKLAPQISPKKTWGGFFGGLGSALAVGMVFTSLWQISLLHMFFLSLLISLAGQLGDLIESALKRSAGVKDSGNLLPGHGGMLDRIDSLLMAAPIAYIFLYWLIID